The following are encoded together in the Nocardioides okcheonensis genome:
- a CDS encoding NADPH:quinone reductase, translating into MRAVVYTESGDADVLELVEREAAEPGPGEVRVRVVRAGVNPTDWKFRAGGMGTLAFPEIVPGQDGAGVVEALGPDVTSLAVGDRVWTMLAQHQRPGGTAQEQVVLPVDRLTVLPDGASYDLGASLGVPAVTAHRALTTSEDGPTRLAPGALDGTTVLVAGGAGAVGNAAIQLARWAGATVVATVSSAGKGALATAAGAHHVVNYREGDLVEQVRAIAPDGVDLVVEVAPAQNLRTDLRLIRPRGTIAIYANNGGDEVTLGVRETFSTNARLQWVLLYTVGSAALRAAAEDITAAVADGAFGVGEEHGLPLHHHPLEETARAHAAVEDGAVGKVLIDVAEG; encoded by the coding sequence ATGCGAGCTGTGGTCTACACCGAGAGCGGCGACGCCGACGTGCTGGAGCTGGTCGAGCGCGAGGCCGCCGAGCCGGGGCCGGGCGAGGTCCGGGTCCGGGTCGTGCGGGCGGGGGTGAACCCGACGGACTGGAAGTTCCGCGCCGGCGGGATGGGCACCCTCGCCTTCCCCGAGATCGTCCCCGGCCAGGACGGTGCGGGCGTCGTCGAGGCACTGGGCCCGGACGTCACCTCGCTCGCCGTCGGCGACCGGGTGTGGACGATGCTGGCCCAGCACCAGCGCCCCGGCGGCACGGCGCAGGAGCAGGTCGTGCTGCCGGTCGACCGGCTGACAGTCCTGCCGGACGGGGCGTCGTACGACCTCGGCGCCTCGCTCGGCGTCCCGGCCGTCACCGCCCACCGGGCGCTCACCACCTCCGAGGACGGCCCGACCCGGCTCGCGCCCGGAGCGCTCGACGGCACGACGGTGCTGGTGGCCGGCGGGGCGGGAGCCGTGGGCAACGCGGCCATCCAGCTGGCCCGGTGGGCGGGCGCGACCGTCGTCGCCACCGTCAGCAGCGCCGGGAAGGGTGCGCTGGCGACCGCGGCGGGCGCGCACCACGTCGTCAACTACCGCGAGGGCGACCTCGTCGAGCAGGTCCGCGCGATCGCCCCCGACGGTGTCGACCTCGTCGTCGAGGTGGCGCCCGCGCAGAACCTGCGCACCGACCTCCGGCTGATCCGCCCGCGAGGCACGATCGCGATCTACGCCAACAACGGCGGCGACGAGGTCACGCTGGGCGTGCGTGAGACGTTCTCCACCAATGCGCGCCTCCAGTGGGTGCTGCTCTACACCGTCGGGTCGGCGGCGCTGCGCGCCGCGGCCGAGGACATCACCGCCGCGGTCGCCGACGGCGCGTTCGGGGTCGGCGAGGAGCACGGCCTGCCGCTGCACCACCACCCGCTGGAGGAGACCGCCCGGGCGCACGCCGCCGTCGAGGACGGGGCCGTGGGCAAGGTGCTGATCGACGTCGCGGAGGGCTGA
- a CDS encoding phosphatase PAP2 family protein translates to MPSPTPTPAPTPANAHPAAPAPTTTGPSEPATAGPATVPSATTTTVPRLLRRPWTFLVANAVLMGVTTFLASHALDRPVADPEGSFLGPSWVRLPVLCLAAIVADLLPRALWVGRLHPARCVEAARERLRTHWTGARLLLVTVGISCFYVVYVAYRNLKSLLPLIREDKFDSELWRMDRLLFLGHDPATVLQDLLGRDLSAHVLSTVYLTYIPLVAILVTVWLVWSRNIGYGWWFVTAQGVAWTLGTVSYYLLPTLGPGIMYPWLASDLVPNGTSDLMDSLVASRHGFLWGDGDYQGVAGFASLHTAIALLWALMARHTVRSRLVQRIFWVNFALTVVATLYFGWHYIADDVAGAVIAVVAFRVGAWATGHRLRRRRDPDGEPGREHREVPAAP, encoded by the coding sequence GTGCCCTCCCCGACGCCGACCCCTGCGCCGACGCCGGCCAACGCCCACCCGGCCGCGCCCGCCCCGACGACGACAGGCCCGAGCGAGCCCGCGACCGCCGGGCCCGCGACCGTGCCCAGCGCGACGACCACGACGGTCCCGCGGCTGCTCCGTCGCCCCTGGACGTTCCTCGTCGCCAACGCGGTGCTGATGGGCGTGACCACCTTCCTCGCCAGCCACGCGCTCGACCGCCCGGTCGCCGACCCCGAGGGCAGCTTCCTCGGCCCCTCGTGGGTCCGCCTGCCGGTGCTGTGCCTCGCGGCGATCGTCGCCGACCTGCTGCCGCGCGCCCTGTGGGTGGGGCGCCTCCACCCGGCCCGCTGCGTCGAGGCGGCGCGCGAGCGGCTGCGCACGCACTGGACCGGCGCCCGGCTGCTGCTGGTGACCGTCGGCATCTCCTGCTTCTACGTCGTCTACGTCGCCTACCGGAACCTCAAGTCGCTGCTGCCGCTCATCCGCGAGGACAAGTTCGACAGCGAGCTGTGGCGGATGGACCGGCTGCTGTTCCTCGGCCACGACCCGGCCACCGTCCTGCAGGACCTGCTGGGCCGCGACCTCTCGGCCCACGTCCTCTCCACCGTCTACCTCACCTACATCCCGCTCGTCGCGATCCTGGTGACGGTGTGGCTGGTCTGGTCGCGCAACATCGGCTACGGCTGGTGGTTCGTCACCGCCCAGGGCGTCGCGTGGACCCTCGGCACCGTGTCGTACTACCTGCTGCCGACCCTCGGCCCCGGGATCATGTACCCCTGGCTGGCCAGCGACCTGGTGCCGAACGGCACCTCCGACCTCATGGACTCCCTCGTCGCGTCCCGCCACGGGTTCCTCTGGGGCGACGGCGACTACCAGGGCGTCGCCGGCTTCGCGAGCCTGCACACCGCGATCGCCCTGCTCTGGGCGCTGATGGCCCGGCACACCGTCCGCAGCCGGCTCGTCCAGCGGATCTTCTGGGTCAACTTCGCCCTGACCGTCGTCGCCACCCTCTACTTCGGGTGGCACTACATCGCCGACGACGTCGCCGGTGCGGTGATCGCGGTGGTCGCCTTCCGCGTCGGCGCCTGGGCGACCGGGCACCGACTCCGGCGACGCCGCGACCCCGACGGCGAGCCCGGCCGCGAGCACCGCGAGGTGCCCGCCGCTCCCTGA
- a CDS encoding PKD domain-containing protein codes for MNTTTGTGRRGRTLLVAVVALTLTVVGAGFVASAISPPPAHQQGTVGLKQVGPIDEANGFPLWYKDTNNVKLELCLDPNDSNCIMGDVPDPTKPVSFPDNFPDEAFWSAAETSIDYGSGTAQLVTAVEAAFAGGPAKAGDQVSFGRIRLRASGLVDNAEYTLTHPFGVDRLTAEPGAFKGINMTEDIGALTPDGVFDQTLGSRPGPFLKWDPAVAPAAPAGYLGDVTQEHAVVGSPYNTNFFRVEGPRGSFTGSTQLCQDPGLGNDPVALDDCIQTNTFFVQGKLATRMGVQATQASYSTSGAGQMLDIFATSETGQQIVVKGSGVPQTRMREDASRPGRYYARVLTDGPPPSDLVVTNVSDSPATVDHIAPSLFGDKVHVASAVYDNDTRTLTIVAESGADGATLSLRGDLPRVTPTVAQGRTTWTIPNLAVPPPEVTVTSAEGGSDSDDVVVTGGEDTALDVTAVITSDATQVQTNQTLTLDGLASAGTVSSYAWSVTPATGARLTPVGANGSSVTFVATAAGTYEVALTVSGRSSTSTARTTITVASPNVAPVADAGTDLAGAIPTSTVALDGTASQYASAYAWTQAGTDPVQVTLKNPGTANPTFVVPASTQPLTLTFTLTITDVNGTTATDAVRVVTDPGTVSVASASYKRGNQEWRVRGSAKHCSASNLMSIYWNKPAAAPVLLGTATPALALGVCDFDFRLKNTPTALRPTAAGTVTVRSAYGAESGPSGFALQ; via the coding sequence ATGAACACCACCACCGGCACAGGACGGCGCGGAAGGACACTTCTCGTCGCCGTCGTCGCCCTCACCCTGACGGTCGTGGGGGCCGGCTTCGTCGCCTCCGCGATCTCCCCGCCGCCGGCGCACCAGCAGGGCACCGTCGGCCTCAAGCAGGTCGGACCGATCGACGAGGCCAACGGCTTCCCGCTCTGGTACAAGGACACCAACAACGTCAAGCTCGAGCTCTGCCTCGACCCCAACGACTCGAACTGCATCATGGGCGACGTCCCCGACCCGACGAAGCCGGTGTCGTTCCCCGACAACTTCCCGGACGAGGCCTTCTGGTCGGCGGCCGAGACGTCCATCGACTACGGCTCCGGCACCGCCCAGCTCGTCACGGCGGTCGAGGCGGCGTTCGCCGGCGGACCCGCCAAGGCCGGCGACCAGGTCAGCTTCGGCCGGATCCGGCTGCGGGCCTCGGGCCTCGTCGACAACGCCGAGTACACCCTCACCCACCCGTTCGGCGTCGACCGCCTGACGGCCGAGCCGGGCGCCTTCAAGGGCATCAACATGACCGAGGACATCGGGGCACTCACGCCGGACGGCGTCTTCGACCAGACCCTCGGCAGCCGCCCCGGCCCGTTCCTCAAGTGGGACCCGGCGGTCGCACCGGCCGCGCCGGCCGGCTACCTGGGTGACGTCACGCAGGAGCACGCCGTCGTCGGCAGCCCCTACAACACCAACTTCTTCCGGGTGGAGGGACCGCGCGGCTCGTTCACCGGGTCGACCCAGCTCTGCCAGGACCCTGGCCTCGGCAACGACCCCGTCGCCCTCGACGACTGCATCCAGACCAACACCTTCTTCGTGCAGGGCAAGCTCGCGACCCGCATGGGCGTGCAGGCCACCCAGGCGTCGTACTCCACCTCCGGTGCGGGCCAGATGCTCGACATCTTCGCCACCAGCGAGACCGGGCAGCAGATCGTGGTGAAGGGCAGCGGCGTGCCGCAGACCCGGATGCGTGAGGACGCCTCCCGGCCGGGCAGGTACTACGCACGTGTCCTCACCGACGGTCCGCCCCCGTCCGACCTGGTGGTCACGAACGTGTCGGACTCCCCGGCGACGGTCGACCACATCGCCCCGTCGCTCTTCGGCGACAAGGTCCACGTCGCCAGCGCGGTCTACGACAACGACACCCGGACCCTGACGATCGTCGCCGAGTCGGGTGCCGACGGCGCGACGCTGAGCCTCCGCGGCGACCTGCCCCGGGTCACCCCGACGGTGGCGCAGGGGCGGACGACCTGGACGATCCCGAACCTGGCGGTCCCGCCGCCCGAGGTCACCGTCACGTCCGCCGAGGGCGGGTCCGACTCGGACGACGTGGTCGTCACCGGCGGCGAGGACACCGCGCTCGACGTCACCGCGGTGATCACCTCCGACGCCACGCAGGTCCAGACCAACCAGACGCTGACCCTCGACGGCCTCGCCTCCGCGGGAACGGTGTCGAGCTACGCCTGGAGCGTCACGCCGGCCACCGGCGCCCGCTTGACCCCGGTCGGGGCCAACGGCTCCTCGGTGACCTTCGTGGCCACGGCGGCAGGGACCTACGAGGTCGCACTGACCGTCTCCGGCAGGTCCAGCACCAGCACCGCAAGGACGACGATCACCGTGGCGTCGCCCAACGTCGCGCCCGTGGCCGACGCCGGGACCGACCTGGCCGGGGCGATCCCGACCTCGACGGTCGCGCTGGACGGCACGGCGTCGCAGTACGCCTCGGCGTACGCGTGGACGCAGGCCGGGACCGACCCGGTCCAGGTGACGCTGAAGAACCCGGGGACCGCCAACCCGACGTTCGTGGTGCCCGCCTCGACCCAGCCGCTGACGCTCACCTTCACCCTCACCATCACCGACGTCAACGGCACCACCGCCACCGACGCGGTGCGGGTCGTCACCGACCCGGGCACGGTGAGCGTGGCGAGCGCGTCCTACAAGCGCGGCAACCAGGAGTGGCGGGTCAGGGGAAGCGCCAAGCACTGCTCGGCGAGCAACCTGATGAGCATCTACTGGAACAAGCCCGCCGCCGCGCCGGTGCTCCTCGGGACGGCGACGCCCGCCCTGGCCCTCGGGGTCTGCGACTTCGACTTCCGGCTGAAGAACACGCCCACCGCGCTGCGGCCCACCGCAGCCGGCACGGTCACCGTGCGCTCGGCCTACGGAGCGGAGTCCGGCCCGTCCGGGTTCGCCCTGCAGTGA
- a CDS encoding multicopper oxidase family protein has translation MASATRRNVLATMGLGTVAVAGVTLPLGQSASTKDWISTAPKPVRFTRRMPVPQPLVPTVLTDEYGDYHLYEVTETAVQAQVLDPGAPTTTVLAYGPHGGAPSVPGPLIKVDQHTRVCLKVRNQLPPVHPVWGYPAATSTHLHGSASLPQYDGYADDLTQPGHWKAYWYPNHQGPRTLWYHDHAVHHTAQNVYSGLVAQYHLQNAWEKANLPQGPYDVPLTVSDAMFDSNGALAYMDRDHAGLYGDVITVNGVPWPFHEVEQRWYRFRVLVATLSRSFTFSMVNTRTGAVLPTYVVATDGGLMVPQKVTTWRHGGAERYEVMVDFSGCRIGDTVELRNASNKNNVDWVHTNKVLQLRVTSAARSTVANRVVTPPASEVNEVMTAPRTLSRRTRNIDLEHDDVTNEYLINGMSWHDIQAGNWNLFTADGPPPRPGDYEVWKIENKSGGWFHPLHIHLVDFRVLSRKGGLGKVAAWEMGPKDVVYVGEGETVEVLVHYAMAPATYPDGRSTGQAGATANQGGRYMIHCHNLAHEDNDMMGQFLVAPAVGDADLSLTGVNHPFAAAPAV, from the coding sequence ATGGCATCAGCGACCCGACGCAACGTGCTGGCGACGATGGGCCTGGGGACCGTCGCCGTCGCCGGCGTGACGCTCCCGCTCGGCCAGTCGGCCAGCACGAAGGACTGGATCAGCACCGCGCCCAAGCCGGTGCGCTTCACCCGCCGGATGCCGGTGCCGCAGCCGCTCGTGCCGACGGTGCTCACCGACGAGTACGGCGACTACCACCTCTACGAGGTCACCGAGACGGCCGTGCAGGCGCAGGTGCTCGACCCCGGCGCCCCGACCACGACGGTGCTGGCGTACGGCCCGCACGGCGGCGCGCCGTCGGTGCCGGGCCCGCTGATCAAGGTCGACCAGCACACGCGGGTGTGCCTCAAGGTCCGCAACCAGCTGCCGCCGGTCCACCCGGTCTGGGGCTACCCCGCGGCCACCTCGACCCACCTGCACGGATCGGCGTCGCTGCCGCAGTACGACGGCTACGCCGACGACCTCACCCAGCCCGGGCACTGGAAGGCGTACTGGTACCCGAACCACCAGGGCCCCCGCACGCTCTGGTACCACGACCACGCCGTCCACCACACGGCGCAGAACGTCTACAGCGGCCTCGTCGCGCAGTACCACCTGCAGAACGCGTGGGAGAAGGCCAACCTCCCCCAGGGGCCGTACGACGTCCCGCTGACGGTGAGCGACGCGATGTTCGACTCCAACGGCGCTCTGGCCTACATGGACCGCGACCACGCCGGCCTCTACGGCGACGTGATCACCGTCAACGGCGTCCCGTGGCCCTTCCACGAGGTCGAGCAGCGGTGGTACCGCTTCCGGGTTCTGGTCGCGACGCTGTCGCGCTCCTTCACCTTCTCGATGGTCAACACCCGCACCGGCGCGGTGCTCCCGACGTACGTCGTCGCGACCGACGGCGGGCTGATGGTGCCGCAGAAGGTCACGACGTGGCGCCACGGGGGCGCCGAGCGCTACGAGGTGATGGTCGACTTCTCCGGCTGCCGGATCGGCGACACCGTCGAGCTGCGCAACGCCAGCAACAAGAACAACGTCGACTGGGTCCACACCAACAAGGTGCTGCAGCTGCGGGTCACCTCGGCGGCGCGCAGCACGGTCGCCAACCGTGTGGTCACGCCGCCGGCGTCGGAGGTCAACGAGGTGATGACGGCGCCCCGCACGCTCTCGCGACGCACCCGGAACATCGACCTCGAGCACGACGACGTCACCAACGAGTACCTCATCAACGGCATGTCCTGGCACGACATCCAGGCCGGCAACTGGAACCTCTTCACCGCCGACGGCCCGCCGCCGCGCCCCGGCGACTACGAGGTGTGGAAGATCGAGAACAAGTCGGGCGGCTGGTTCCACCCGCTGCACATCCACCTCGTCGACTTCCGCGTGCTGTCCCGCAAGGGCGGCCTCGGCAAGGTCGCCGCGTGGGAGATGGGGCCGAAGGACGTGGTCTACGTCGGCGAGGGCGAGACCGTCGAGGTGCTGGTGCACTACGCGATGGCGCCCGCCACCTACCCCGACGGCCGCTCCACCGGCCAGGCCGGTGCGACCGCGAACCAGGGCGGGCGCTACATGATCCACTGCCACAACCTCGCCCACGAGGACAACGACATGATGGGCCAGTTCCTCGTGGCGCCGGCCGTCGGCGACGCCGACCTGAGCCTCACGGGCGTCAACCACCCGTTCGCCGCCGCACCGGCGGTCTGA
- the lepB gene encoding signal peptidase I yields the protein MRGPSARTSALAAATLCVVVGVGVVRATVVEPVRIDSSSMSPTLRAGDVVLVSRHAPDPGSLRRGDLVVFAMPGDGTRAIKRVVGLPGESVVVLDGVLHVDGLAVPEAYVDPRWVDGSYTRTFEVPDDAVLVMGDNRANSIDSRDYGPVPADDLLGEVLVRIWPVS from the coding sequence GTGCGCGGGCCGTCCGCACGCACCTCCGCCCTCGCGGCCGCCACGCTCTGCGTGGTGGTCGGGGTGGGGGTCGTCCGCGCCACGGTCGTCGAGCCGGTGCGGATCGACTCCTCCAGCATGTCGCCCACGCTGCGCGCGGGCGACGTGGTCCTGGTCTCGCGCCACGCCCCCGACCCCGGGTCGCTCAGGCGGGGCGACCTCGTCGTCTTCGCGATGCCGGGCGACGGCACCCGGGCGATCAAGAGGGTCGTGGGCCTGCCCGGCGAGAGCGTGGTCGTCCTCGACGGGGTGCTGCACGTCGACGGCCTCGCGGTGCCGGAGGCGTACGTCGACCCCCGCTGGGTGGACGGCTCCTACACCCGCACCTTCGAGGTCCCCGACGACGCGGTGCTCGTGATGGGCGACAACCGCGCCAACTCGATCGACTCCCGCGACTACGGCCCGGTGCCGGCCGACGACCTGCTCGGCGAGGTGCTGGTGCGGATCTGGCCGGTGTCCTGA
- a CDS encoding cytochrome c oxidase assembly protein, which translates to MDAREPRHQRRAPLVGGLAALLVGALVLGSVASGAGPVPAPPGIPDAGAWTGWALRLADAAALLVAVLTTGSLLVAAVLLAPDGDGDHEVRDARRRATRAAAGGAAAWLVVSVATAVLVVADTRAVPVSRLVSRLLSGDEPWRGLVGSVPGTARGHLLAAAAAAVVLVLAARPAAAGVPPLRWPPRSSACSAQLAGHAGAVADQDVVATGIVVHVAAAAIWVGGLVGVLVHLRRAPALRAAALERFSPLAGGAYLALAVSGAASASVHLATWSAWSSGYAALVLAKVVLLALLGWCGALHRRRLRRDLAYGGRAVFTRLAVAEVALMAVAGGLAGALSRTPLPVVAVAPEHGSSHPGLPAVVQPVSAWLLLGAVRPNALALLVVGGLLVAYRLAVHRVVAAGGSWPEQRLHAATAAAVLAVVVLCSGLATYAPAMLSVQVLQLLLMLLVVPAVVVRAAAARLWRRPVDPVVGAVAVGGLLVLVYRTPLLEASQRSHWVHLTLLLAATAAGTYHLSALAPHGGGGEQAPRQVAGGAARLASLLPAACLGVLGAQLLLGDRLVAGRWFLELRWGWVDPAADQRLAGLLALVAAAGMLLAVVAVRPGAVAQDTGQIRTSTSPSRSSAGTGP; encoded by the coding sequence GTGGATGCGCGCGAGCCCCGGCACCAGCGCCGCGCCCCGCTCGTGGGCGGGCTGGCGGCGCTCCTCGTCGGCGCGCTCGTGCTCGGCTCGGTCGCCAGCGGTGCGGGACCGGTCCCGGCGCCGCCGGGCATCCCGGACGCGGGCGCGTGGACCGGCTGGGCGCTGCGCCTCGCGGACGCGGCCGCCCTGCTGGTCGCGGTGCTGACGACCGGGTCGCTGCTGGTGGCCGCGGTGCTGCTCGCCCCCGACGGCGACGGTGACCACGAGGTGCGGGACGCACGGCGGCGGGCGACCCGGGCCGCGGCCGGCGGAGCCGCGGCCTGGCTCGTGGTGTCGGTCGCGACCGCGGTGCTGGTCGTCGCCGACACCCGCGCCGTCCCGGTCTCCCGGCTGGTCTCCCGGCTGCTGTCCGGCGACGAGCCGTGGCGCGGGCTCGTCGGCTCGGTGCCCGGGACGGCCCGCGGCCACCTGCTGGCGGCAGCCGCCGCGGCGGTCGTCCTCGTCCTCGCCGCGCGGCCCGCAGCCGCCGGGGTGCCGCCGCTGCGCTGGCCGCCGCGCTCCTCGGCCTGCTCCGCCCAGCTGGCGGGCCACGCCGGAGCGGTCGCCGACCAGGACGTCGTCGCCACCGGCATCGTCGTCCACGTGGCCGCGGCGGCGATCTGGGTGGGCGGCCTGGTCGGCGTGCTGGTCCACCTGCGCCGCGCGCCCGCCCTCCGCGCCGCCGCGCTCGAGCGGTTCAGCCCGCTCGCGGGAGGCGCCTACCTCGCGCTCGCGGTGTCGGGGGCCGCCTCGGCGAGCGTGCACCTGGCGACCTGGTCGGCGTGGTCCAGCGGCTACGCCGCGCTGGTGCTGGCCAAGGTCGTGCTGCTCGCGCTGCTGGGCTGGTGCGGTGCCCTGCACCGCCGCCGCCTCCGACGCGACCTGGCCTACGGCGGCCGCGCCGTCTTCACCCGCCTGGCGGTGGCGGAGGTGGCGCTGATGGCCGTCGCGGGCGGCCTCGCCGGCGCCCTCTCGCGCACCCCGCTGCCGGTCGTCGCGGTCGCACCCGAGCACGGCAGCAGCCATCCCGGCCTGCCGGCCGTCGTGCAGCCGGTGTCGGCCTGGCTGCTGCTGGGAGCGGTCCGGCCCAACGCGCTGGCGCTGCTGGTCGTCGGCGGCCTGCTCGTCGCCTACCGGCTCGCGGTGCACCGCGTCGTCGCGGCGGGCGGGTCGTGGCCCGAGCAGCGCCTGCACGCGGCCACGGCGGCCGCCGTGCTCGCGGTGGTCGTGCTCTGCTCCGGCCTGGCGACCTACGCACCCGCCATGCTCAGCGTCCAGGTCCTGCAGCTGCTGCTGATGCTGCTCGTCGTCCCCGCGGTGGTCGTCCGCGCCGCGGCGGCGCGCCTGTGGCGCCGGCCGGTCGACCCCGTCGTGGGTGCCGTCGCGGTCGGCGGCCTGCTCGTCCTCGTCTACCGCACCCCGCTGCTCGAGGCCTCGCAGCGCTCGCACTGGGTGCACCTGACCCTGCTCCTCGCCGCCACTGCGGCCGGCACGTACCACCTGTCGGCCCTTGCCCCCCACGGAGGCGGCGGGGAGCAGGCCCCACGGCAGGTCGCGGGGGGCGCGGCGCGGCTCGCGTCGCTCCTGCCCGCGGCCTGCCTCGGCGTGCTCGGTGCCCAGCTGCTGCTCGGCGACCGGCTGGTGGCGGGCCGGTGGTTCCTCGAGCTCCGCTGGGGATGGGTCGATCCGGCCGCCGACCAGCGGCTCGCCGGGCTGCTCGCCCTGGTCGCTGCCGCCGGGATGCTCCTGGCCGTCGTCGCGGTCCGGCCCGGCGCCGTCGCTCAGGACACCGGCCAGATCCGCACCAGCACCTCGCCGAGCAGGTCGTCGGCCGGCACCGGGCCGTAG
- a CDS encoding AfsR/SARP family transcriptional regulator, whose product MIQLDLFGETSLRTAGGAPLGADLGGVKPRQILAILALSTGPVSKDRLAGLLWEDHPPRSYLSTLESYVCVLRRALAHVTGDRAAIRTVMHGYVLDPEVVDVDVRRFRTLTAAAADASTEDALVLLGRATALVRGELLASEAYAGWAAEARDAFRVELASVATRAAEHALALGRPADAVGHARLAVAQDDLGETACRVLMRALQAEGRRGEALRCYLGLRESLERELGSSPSAESRDLYVAMLRADDGPADAPDLTAEVATLVDLLRQAVGGMPIRARDRATRALDEFAAELAPTG is encoded by the coding sequence ATGATCCAGCTCGACCTCTTCGGCGAGACCTCGCTCCGCACCGCCGGGGGAGCGCCTCTCGGCGCCGACCTCGGTGGCGTGAAGCCGCGGCAGATCCTCGCCATCCTCGCCCTGAGCACCGGCCCGGTCTCCAAGGACCGGCTCGCCGGACTGCTGTGGGAGGACCACCCGCCGCGCTCCTACCTCAGCACGCTCGAGAGCTACGTCTGCGTGCTGCGCCGGGCGCTGGCGCACGTCACCGGCGACCGGGCGGCGATCCGCACGGTGATGCACGGCTACGTCCTCGACCCCGAGGTCGTCGACGTCGACGTCCGACGCTTCCGGACCCTCACCGCGGCCGCAGCCGACGCCTCGACCGAGGACGCCCTCGTCCTCCTGGGCCGGGCGACCGCCCTCGTGCGGGGCGAGCTCCTCGCCAGCGAGGCCTACGCCGGGTGGGCCGCCGAGGCCCGCGACGCCTTCCGGGTCGAGCTCGCGAGCGTGGCGACCCGGGCCGCCGAGCACGCCCTCGCGCTCGGTCGTCCCGCCGACGCGGTCGGCCACGCCAGGCTCGCCGTCGCGCAGGACGACCTCGGCGAGACCGCCTGCCGGGTGCTGATGCGGGCGCTGCAGGCCGAGGGACGGCGCGGCGAGGCGCTGCGCTGCTACCTGGGGCTGCGCGAGTCGCTCGAGCGCGAGCTCGGCTCCAGCCCGTCCGCGGAGAGCCGCGACCTCTACGTCGCGATGCTGCGCGCGGACGACGGCCCCGCCGACGCGCCGGACCTCACCGCCGAGGTCGCGACGCTGGTCGACCTGCTGCGGCAGGCGGTCGGCGGGATGCCGATCCGCGCGCGCGACCGGGCGACGCGGGCGCTGGACGAGTTCGCCGCCGAGCTCGCCCCCACCGGGTGA
- a CDS encoding response regulator transcription factor, which produces MFEVEGTGRRTRVLVVDDHRTFTDLVCMAIAAEEGLECLGAAHDAEGARAMTDQLRPDIVIMDVRLGNDDGLSLTRELVQRHPLLRVVVLTAEPGPSVLRSAAAAGASALLPKDGAFEDLREVLVGPPGDGLVVAPALLRTLVLDTSGGAAPVERPALTPQEERVIRLLAAGRDVRAISHDLNISVHTCRGYVKSLLHKLHAHSQLEAVAVARAAGIVP; this is translated from the coding sequence ATGTTCGAGGTGGAGGGGACAGGACGCCGCACCCGGGTGCTGGTCGTCGACGACCACCGCACCTTCACCGACCTGGTCTGCATGGCGATCGCGGCGGAGGAGGGCCTCGAGTGCCTCGGCGCCGCCCACGACGCCGAGGGCGCCCGGGCGATGACCGACCAGCTCCGGCCCGACATCGTCATCATGGACGTCCGCCTCGGCAACGACGACGGCCTGAGCCTCACCCGCGAGCTCGTCCAGCGGCACCCGCTGCTGCGGGTCGTGGTGCTGACCGCGGAGCCGGGACCCTCGGTGCTGCGCAGCGCCGCCGCTGCCGGGGCCAGCGCCCTGCTGCCGAAGGACGGCGCCTTCGAGGACCTCCGCGAGGTGCTGGTGGGCCCGCCCGGCGACGGCCTGGTGGTCGCGCCCGCCCTGCTGCGCACGCTGGTCCTCGACACCTCCGGCGGCGCTGCCCCCGTCGAGCGCCCCGCCCTGACCCCGCAGGAGGAGCGCGTGATCCGGCTCCTCGCCGCGGGACGCGACGTCCGGGCCATCTCCCACGACCTGAACATCTCCGTCCACACCTGCCGGGGATACGTGAAGAGCCTGCTGCACAAGCTGCACGCCCACTCCCAGCTCGAGGCGGTGGCGGTCGCACGCGCCGCGGGGATCGTCCCGTGA